From one Gemella morbillorum genomic stretch:
- the rimM gene encoding ribosome maturation factor RimM (Essential for efficient processing of 16S rRNA) codes for MRLKVGKIVNTHSLKGEVKVISSTDFEEERFKKGSKLLITRGNQLIREVVVQSYRNHKNFLLVKFEGIDSVEEAEKLKNLQIKIDSDEVGELEENEFYFHQIIGCEVFDENDKNLGEIIDILTPGANDVWVIKGENGKEILIPYIEDVVKKIDITSKKVNIEVMEGLID; via the coding sequence ATGCGTTTAAAAGTAGGAAAAATAGTAAATACTCATTCTTTAAAAGGAGAGGTAAAAGTTATATCTTCAACAGATTTTGAAGAAGAGCGCTTTAAAAAAGGGAGTAAATTATTAATAACTCGAGGTAATCAGCTAATAAGAGAAGTTGTTGTTCAAAGTTATCGTAACCATAAAAATTTTCTTCTTGTTAAGTTTGAAGGGATTGATTCAGTTGAGGAAGCAGAAAAATTAAAAAATCTACAAATAAAAATTGATTCAGATGAAGTAGGAGAGTTAGAAGAAAATGAGTTTTACTTCCATCAAATTATAGGATGTGAAGTGTTTGATGAAAATGATAAAAATCTTGGAGAGATTATCGATATTTTAACGCCTGGTGCTAATGATGTATGGGTGATAAAAGGAGAAAATGGTAAAGAGATTTTAATTCCGTACATAGAGGATGTAGTGAAAAAAATCGATATTACAAGTAAAAAAGTTAATATTGAGGTTATGGAAGGGTTAATTGATTAA
- a CDS encoding zinc metallopeptidase → MPIGYYGMSGTYIFYFLLIMLIPLWAQFKVKRTYERYKKVRTKSGLTGKEVAEIIMQANGITGVEVVKGEVELSDHYDPTSNRVVLSPIVYSQPTVASVAIAAHEIGHVIQDKVADYKPMRWRHSLVPLANLGGNLSTILIIVGLLLTTLISQFSQFGYTIAWVGVGFMFFAVLFQIVTLPVEFDASKRALEQVVDLNIVDEQENRHCRKVLTAAALTYVAAALVALMEMLRFIFILLNSRD, encoded by the coding sequence ATGCCAATAGGATATTATGGAATGTCAGGTACATATATATTTTACTTTTTATTGATAATGTTGATTCCTTTATGGGCACAATTTAAAGTGAAACGTACATATGAAAGATATAAAAAAGTAAGAACAAAATCAGGATTAACAGGAAAAGAAGTTGCAGAGATTATTATGCAAGCTAATGGAATAACAGGTGTGGAAGTAGTAAAAGGTGAAGTAGAACTATCAGATCATTATGATCCAACGAGTAATCGTGTTGTATTATCACCAATTGTTTATTCGCAACCAACTGTAGCATCAGTAGCAATAGCTGCTCATGAAATCGGACATGTTATTCAAGACAAAGTTGCAGATTATAAGCCGATGAGATGGAGACATTCTCTTGTTCCTTTAGCAAATCTTGGAGGAAACTTATCAACAATTTTAATCATAGTAGGACTGCTATTAACAACTTTAATCAGCCAATTCAGTCAATTTGGATATACTATTGCTTGGGTAGGGGTAGGTTTCATGTTTTTTGCAGTGTTATTTCAGATAGTTACATTGCCAGTGGAATTTGATGCTTCAAAACGAGCACTAGAACAAGTTGTAGATTTAAATATAGTAGATGAACAAGAAAATAGACATTGTCGCAAAGTTCTTACTGCCGCAGCTTTAACTTACGTAGCCGCAGCACTAGTAGCTTTAATGGAAATGTTAAGATTTATTTTCATTTTACTTAATAGTAGAGATTAA
- a CDS encoding NAD(P)-dependent alcohol dehydrogenase: MRGLAMKKIGEIGWVEKEKPYCGPNDALIKPLALSPCTSDVHTVWEGAIGERKDMILGHEGCGIVAEVGDQVKDFKVGDRVMVAAITPDWNSLEAQAGFAMHSGGMLAGWKFSNFKDGMFGEYFHVNDADGNLALIPEGVSIEEACMLSDMVPTGFHGVELADVQFGDTVLVVGIGPVGLMAVAGANLRGASRIIAVGTRPVCREAAKKYGATDFIGYKEGPIDEQVLKLTNGAGVDKAIIAGGTVETLEPVIKCLKPGGKVGNVNYLGEGTYINIPRVEWGVGMGHKQILGGLMPGGRLRLEKLAKLIQCGKLDVTHLLTHKFYGFDKVEDALLLMKDKPADLIKPIVILEEK, from the coding sequence ATGAGAGGATTAGCAATGAAGAAGATAGGGGAAATTGGTTGGGTAGAAAAAGAGAAACCATATTGTGGCCCAAATGATGCTTTAATTAAACCATTAGCATTATCTCCATGTACATCTGATGTGCATACAGTATGGGAAGGTGCAATTGGAGAAAGAAAAGATATGATTCTAGGGCATGAGGGCTGTGGAATCGTAGCTGAAGTTGGGGATCAAGTTAAAGACTTCAAGGTTGGGGATAGAGTAATGGTTGCTGCTATAACTCCAGATTGGAATTCACTAGAAGCACAAGCTGGTTTTGCGATGCATTCAGGGGGGATGCTAGCAGGGTGGAAATTTTCTAATTTTAAAGATGGAATGTTTGGGGAGTACTTCCATGTTAATGATGCAGATGGAAATTTAGCTCTTATACCAGAAGGAGTGAGTATAGAAGAAGCATGTATGTTATCTGATATGGTTCCAACAGGGTTTCACGGTGTAGAATTGGCAGATGTTCAGTTTGGAGATACTGTATTAGTAGTGGGTATTGGACCTGTAGGTTTAATGGCTGTTGCAGGAGCAAACTTAAGAGGTGCTTCAAGAATCATTGCAGTAGGTACTAGACCAGTTTGTCGTGAGGCTGCTAAAAAATATGGAGCAACTGATTTTATTGGATATAAAGAAGGGCCTATTGATGAGCAAGTATTAAAACTTACTAATGGTGCTGGTGTTGATAAAGCTATTATTGCTGGTGGTACTGTAGAAACTTTAGAGCCAGTAATTAAATGTTTAAAACCAGGTGGTAAAGTAGGGAATGTAAACTACTTAGGTGAAGGTACTTATATAAATATTCCTCGTGTTGAGTGGGGAGTAGGTATGGGGCATAAACAAATCTTAGGAGGATTAATGCCTGGAGGTCGTTTGCGTTTAGAAAAACTTGCAAAATTAATTCAATGTGGAAAATTAGATGTTACTCATTTATTAACACATAAATTTTACGGATTTGATAAAGTTGAAGATGCTTTATTACTTATGAAAGACAAACCAGCTGATTTAATTAAACCAATAGTTATTTTAGAAGAAAAATAA
- the rpsA gene encoding 30S ribosomal protein S1 codes for MTTSFEELLNSSEMLKKGDKVTGTVSKIENDKVYVDVAGAQYDCVILRNQITRKPFENIEEVLSVGDEIEAQVTGIRADREKRSEDVPGVIYLSHKILENAEFRKLMELSWTQLIEKFEKGEFITATVSGQTKGGLLADVEGLRAFIPGSYIDTKFRKDLSKFVGQEYTFKIEEVDKDKNKIILNRRVILEEERAKKLAEVYGNINEGDVIEGKVSRITDFGAFINLGEVDGLLHISEISHARVSKVSDVLAVGDIVKVAVISVDKENEKISLSAKTLLPTQWEVARATIKVGDVLEGVVRNTTAFGAFVEVMDDVEGLVHISQLSHERVDNVEDVLKKGDKVTVKVLDIDFENERLSLSIKELQEKPVKEEVEVKEEPEFDTSYLKDEDTSFSMADKFKDIEL; via the coding sequence ATGACAACTTCATTTGAGGAATTATTAAACAGCTCAGAAATGCTAAAAAAAGGAGACAAAGTAACAGGTACTGTATCAAAAATAGAAAACGATAAAGTATATGTAGATGTAGCAGGAGCACAATATGATTGCGTAATTTTACGTAATCAAATTACAAGAAAACCATTTGAAAATATTGAGGAAGTATTATCTGTAGGTGACGAAATAGAAGCACAAGTAACAGGTATTCGTGCAGATCGTGAAAAAAGATCTGAAGATGTTCCAGGTGTAATTTACTTATCACATAAAATTTTAGAAAATGCTGAATTCAGAAAATTAATGGAATTATCTTGGACACAATTAATTGAAAAATTTGAAAAAGGTGAATTTATCACTGCAACAGTATCTGGACAAACTAAAGGTGGATTACTTGCTGATGTAGAAGGATTACGCGCGTTTATCCCAGGTTCTTATATTGATACAAAATTCAGAAAAGATTTATCAAAATTTGTAGGTCAAGAATATACATTCAAGATTGAAGAAGTAGACAAAGATAAAAATAAAATTATCTTAAACAGACGCGTAATCTTAGAAGAAGAAAGAGCGAAAAAATTAGCTGAAGTTTATGGAAACATTAACGAAGGTGATGTAATTGAAGGTAAAGTAAGTCGTATTACAGACTTTGGTGCATTTATTAACCTTGGAGAAGTAGATGGACTATTACATATTTCAGAAATTTCTCATGCTCGTGTTTCTAAAGTTTCAGATGTTTTAGCAGTAGGAGATATAGTAAAAGTTGCTGTAATTTCAGTAGATAAAGAAAACGAAAAAATTTCATTATCTGCAAAAACTTTATTACCAACACAATGGGAAGTAGCTCGTGCAACAATCAAAGTAGGAGATGTATTAGAGGGAGTTGTTCGTAATACAACAGCATTCGGTGCTTTTGTTGAAGTAATGGATGATGTAGAAGGATTAGTACACATTTCTCAACTATCTCATGAGCGTGTTGATAATGTAGAAGATGTGCTTAAAAAAGGAGATAAAGTAACTGTTAAAGTATTAGACATTGACTTTGAAAATGAAAGATTATCTCTATCTATTAAAGAATTACAAGAAAAACCAGTCAAAGAAGAAGTAGAGGTAAAAGAAGAACCAGAATTTGACACTTCTTATTTAAAAGATGAAGATACTTCATTTAGCATGGCTGATAAATTTAAAGATATCGAACTTTAA
- a CDS encoding PhnE/PtxC family ABC transporter permease, giving the protein MNLKSFIVKRQLKRLVICIFILLVFIIGYDSYHVENFSTGFSRIHNLLLRMYPLDFTIIKELYPPIIETINIALFSSVLALITALFLLPILTNILFKFKIIPKVISGVFSIFRTIPFLIIAAILVSLFSTGVFSGFVSMYIINLLTASKLLKEYAEEIDTKHLEAMESLGVSKFIIYKNGILSNLKPFIISVYFLMLESSIRGASVLGLVGAGGIGQRLWQELNHLRYDRVSLIILILVILIFIIDLISFYFRNLENNINTTYKSFILKKNIFRSLLLGIIIFSIIYVSNFIDITGERFVLGIKQLNALITGILNPDWAYSGKMSAALLVSIEIAFSSTIFAALTAIFTSYLSSANLFGKYKAIVGKVIINIFRTFPPIIVALIFFRGFGPGAISSFFALYIYTVGVMTKMYNEVLEGINDNILLTTKSLGLGNFTSYIKIIFNGYFPEFITIALYRLEANIKNSTILGMVGAGGIGHLLVNNIEYRNWNRISMLLIGLCISIIIIENISYLIRVKVKK; this is encoded by the coding sequence ATGAATTTGAAGAGCTTTATAGTTAAAAGACAGCTGAAAAGATTAGTTATATGTATTTTTATACTTTTAGTTTTTATTATAGGATATGACTCATATCATGTGGAAAATTTTTCTACAGGATTTTCAAGAATTCATAATTTATTATTAAGGATGTATCCGTTAGACTTTACAATAATTAAAGAACTATATCCACCAATTATTGAAACAATAAATATTGCGTTATTTTCATCAGTTTTAGCACTAATTACCGCGTTATTTTTATTACCTATCTTAACTAATATTTTATTTAAATTTAAAATAATTCCAAAAGTTATAAGTGGAGTCTTTTCTATATTTAGAACTATTCCATTTCTAATTATTGCAGCAATATTAGTAAGTTTATTTAGTACAGGAGTATTTAGTGGCTTTGTAAGTATGTATATTATAAATCTATTAACAGCTTCGAAGCTATTAAAAGAGTACGCAGAAGAAATAGATACAAAACATCTAGAAGCAATGGAGTCGCTAGGTGTATCAAAATTTATTATTTACAAAAATGGAATCTTATCTAACTTAAAGCCATTTATAATATCAGTTTATTTCTTAATGCTAGAATCGAGTATAAGAGGAGCTAGTGTTTTGGGATTAGTCGGTGCAGGAGGAATAGGGCAAAGGTTATGGCAAGAGCTTAATCATCTGCGCTATGATCGTGTATCATTAATAATTTTAATATTAGTAATTTTAATTTTTATTATTGATTTGATTAGCTTCTACTTTAGAAATCTAGAAAATAATATAAATACAACATATAAATCGTTTATTTTAAAGAAAAATATTTTCAGAAGTTTATTATTAGGAATTATAATTTTTAGTATTATATATGTTAGTAATTTTATTGATATCACAGGGGAACGATTTGTTTTAGGAATAAAACAATTAAATGCCTTAATAACAGGTATATTAAATCCAGATTGGGCATATAGCGGCAAGATGAGTGCAGCGCTTCTAGTGAGTATAGAAATAGCTTTTAGTTCAACAATTTTTGCGGCTTTAACAGCAATATTTACTTCATACTTATCATCAGCGAATCTTTTTGGTAAATATAAAGCAATAGTAGGAAAAGTAATTATTAATATATTTAGAACATTTCCACCAATTATTGTTGCATTAATATTTTTTAGAGGATTTGGTCCAGGTGCGATAAGCAGCTTCTTTGCCTTATATATTTATACAGTTGGAGTTATGACGAAAATGTATAATGAAGTACTAGAAGGGATTAATGATAATATTTTGCTTACTACAAAAAGTTTGGGACTAGGTAATTTTACAAGTTATATAAAAATAATATTTAATGGATATTTTCCAGAGTTTATTACTATAGCACTGTATCGCTTGGAAGCAAATATAAAAAACTCAACAATACTTGGTATGGTAGGTGCAGGAGGAATAGGGCATCTGCTAGTTAATAATATAGAATACAGAAATTGGAATAGAATTTCTATGTTGCTAATAGGACTATGTATTTCTATAATAATCATAGAAAATATATCATATTTAATACGAGTTAAAGTAAAAAAATAG
- the phnC gene encoding phosphonate ABC transporter ATP-binding protein: MKSEKLEINNLVFNYADKNVLDDISFKVESGDFVAIVGKSGAGKSTLLRCLNVLNKPKQGEIIFGTDNILKYGKKQLNLVRREIAFIFQDYNVLDNLYTVENVLTPYLAKKSFFGLLAGYTKKDYLEGLEYLRQVGLEEEAFRKSKYLSGGQKQRVAIAKALAQNPKLLLADEPVSSLDEKNTTLIMDTFKRLNKENKITVLINLHDVNLARKYSTKILGLKDGKILFYKDSDKVSDDEFEELYS, from the coding sequence ATGAAAAGTGAAAAATTAGAGATTAATAATCTAGTTTTTAATTATGCAGATAAAAATGTTTTAGATGATATATCTTTTAAAGTGGAAAGTGGAGATTTCGTTGCTATAGTTGGAAAAAGTGGAGCTGGGAAATCGACATTATTAAGATGCCTTAATGTTTTGAATAAACCTAAACAAGGTGAAATAATATTTGGTACGGATAATATTTTAAAATATGGAAAAAAACAATTAAACTTGGTAAGAAGAGAAATAGCATTTATATTTCAAGATTATAATGTTTTAGATAATTTATATACTGTAGAAAATGTTCTAACACCATATTTAGCTAAAAAGTCATTCTTTGGATTATTAGCGGGATATACAAAAAAAGATTATCTGGAAGGTTTAGAATATTTGAGACAAGTAGGTCTAGAAGAAGAAGCATTTAGAAAATCTAAGTATTTATCAGGTGGACAAAAACAAAGAGTGGCTATAGCTAAGGCTTTAGCACAAAATCCTAAATTGTTACTGGCTGATGAACCGGTAAGTAGTTTGGATGAAAAGAATACAACTTTAATAATGGATACTTTTAAAAGACTAAACAAAGAAAATAAAATAACAGTATTAATCAATTTACATGATGTTAATTTGGCTAGAAAATATAGCACAAAAATACTTGGTTTAAAAGATGGAAAGATTTTATTTTATAAAGATTCTGATAAGGTGAGCGACGATGAATTTGAAGAGCTTTATAGTTAA
- the trmD gene encoding tRNA (guanosine(37)-N1)-methyltransferase TrmD, whose product MKIDILTLFPDMFDALNHSILGKAKDKDLIDINIVDYRKFSENRHNQVDDYPFGGGQGMVLKPEPIFNAVESLNKTDKTRIILLCPQGERFSQKKAEELSKEEHLVFICGHYEGYDERIREYLVTDELSIGDFILTGGEFAAMTMVDSIARLVPEVLGKEESHKDDSFSTGLLEYPQYTRPKDFRGMLVPDVLTSGHHKNIEIYRMKESLRRTYLRRPDLLENYELSEQEEKLLTEIKKELKN is encoded by the coding sequence ATGAAAATAGATATTTTGACATTATTTCCTGATATGTTTGATGCACTTAATCATTCTATTTTGGGAAAAGCAAAAGATAAGGACCTTATTGATATAAATATTGTTGATTATAGAAAATTTTCTGAAAATAGGCATAACCAGGTAGATGACTATCCTTTTGGAGGCGGTCAAGGAATGGTACTAAAACCAGAACCGATATTTAATGCAGTAGAAAGTTTGAATAAAACTGATAAAACAAGAATTATTCTACTTTGTCCACAAGGAGAAAGGTTTAGCCAAAAGAAAGCTGAAGAATTATCAAAAGAAGAGCATTTAGTTTTTATTTGCGGTCACTATGAAGGTTATGATGAAAGAATTCGTGAATATCTTGTAACAGATGAGTTATCAATAGGAGATTTTATTTTGACAGGTGGAGAGTTTGCTGCTATGACTATGGTTGACAGTATAGCTAGGCTAGTTCCTGAAGTTCTTGGGAAAGAAGAATCTCACAAAGATGATTCGTTTTCAACGGGTTTATTGGAATATCCACAGTATACTCGTCCTAAAGATTTTAGAGGGATGTTAGTTCCTGATGTATTAACATCTGGTCATCATAAAAATATTGAAATCTATAGAATGAAAGAAAGCCTAAGAAGAACATATTTAAGACGACCAGATTTACTAGAAAACTATGAACTAAGTGAACAAGAAGAGAAACTTCTTACTGAAATAAAAAAAGAATTAAAAAATTAA
- the acpS gene encoding holo-ACP synthase: MIYGIGCDIVDIHRFEKYVDNNKRLEKLYTKRELDEFYKISNHRRKLEFLAGRFAVKEAMSKALGVGISKDFSFHDVEVKKDEFGKPYIEYKGFHTHLTISHTDSTVVAFVILEKGGQNND; encoded by the coding sequence ATGATTTACGGGATAGGTTGTGATATAGTCGATATTCATCGCTTCGAAAAGTATGTTGATAATAATAAACGACTAGAAAAATTATATACAAAAAGAGAATTAGATGAGTTTTATAAAATATCTAATCATAGAAGAAAATTGGAATTTTTAGCAGGACGTTTTGCAGTGAAAGAAGCAATGTCAAAGGCATTAGGAGTTGGAATTTCGAAAGACTTTTCTTTTCATGATGTAGAGGTAAAAAAAGATGAATTTGGAAAACCTTATATAGAATATAAGGGCTTTCACACACACCTTACGATAAGTCATACTGATTCAACTGTGGTTGCATTTGTTATTTTAGAAAAAGGGGGACAAAACAATGATTAA
- the der gene encoding ribosome biogenesis GTPase Der, with product MAKPTVAIIGRPNVGKSTIFNKIIGDRLSIVEDVAGVTRDRIYSKAEWLNYSFFMIDTGGIELEDTPFQKQIRAQAELAIDEADVIIFLTNGRDGVTSDDEEVAKLLYKTDKPVVLAVNKIDNFDMNHMIYDFYSLGFGDPFPISGSHGLGIGDLLDEVCKNFKVLDEEEEDEKIRFSLIGRPNVGKSSLINTILGEERVIASDIAGTTRDAIDTDFKHNGDEYVVIDTAGIRKRGKVYEACEKYSVLRSLKAIERSDVVLVVLNAEEGIIEQDKKVAGYAHESGKGVIIVVNKWDAIAKDDKTMKEFDEKIRDSFAYLDYAKIVYVSAKTKQRVFNIFPLIKESYENRQRRIQSSTLNEIVVDAVSMNPTPQDKGKRLNIFYASQVAINPPTFVFFVNYPELMHFSYERFLENRIRDSFNFEGTPIKLLARQRN from the coding sequence ATGGCAAAACCAACAGTAGCTATTATAGGAAGACCTAATGTAGGAAAATCGACAATTTTTAATAAAATAATTGGAGATAGACTTTCTATAGTAGAGGATGTTGCGGGAGTTACTCGTGATAGAATATATTCAAAAGCAGAATGGCTAAACTATTCATTCTTTATGATTGATACAGGTGGAATAGAATTAGAAGATACACCATTCCAAAAACAAATTCGTGCACAAGCAGAACTGGCTATAGATGAAGCAGATGTTATTATCTTTTTAACTAATGGTCGTGATGGTGTTACTAGTGATGATGAAGAAGTAGCAAAACTTCTATATAAAACAGATAAACCTGTAGTGCTTGCGGTTAATAAAATTGATAATTTTGATATGAATCATATGATTTATGACTTTTACTCATTAGGTTTTGGGGATCCATTCCCTATTTCAGGATCTCATGGACTAGGTATTGGAGATTTACTAGATGAAGTGTGTAAAAACTTTAAAGTATTGGATGAAGAAGAGGAAGACGAAAAAATTAGATTTTCTCTTATTGGAAGACCTAATGTTGGTAAATCAAGTTTAATCAACACTATACTAGGGGAAGAACGTGTTATTGCTTCGGATATAGCTGGAACCACACGTGATGCTATTGATACTGACTTTAAACATAATGGTGATGAGTATGTTGTAATTGATACTGCGGGGATTAGAAAACGTGGTAAAGTATATGAAGCATGTGAGAAATATTCTGTTTTACGTTCACTAAAAGCTATTGAACGTTCAGATGTTGTTTTGGTTGTTCTTAATGCCGAAGAAGGTATTATTGAACAAGACAAAAAAGTTGCAGGATATGCTCATGAGTCTGGTAAAGGTGTAATTATCGTTGTTAATAAATGGGATGCTATAGCAAAAGATGATAAAACTATGAAAGAATTTGATGAGAAAATTCGTGATAGTTTTGCATACTTAGATTATGCAAAAATAGTTTATGTATCAGCAAAAACAAAACAGCGTGTTTTCAATATATTCCCATTAATCAAAGAATCTTACGAAAATAGACAACGACGTATTCAAAGTTCTACATTGAATGAAATTGTTGTTGATGCGGTATCGATGAATCCAACACCACAAGATAAAGGTAAGAGACTTAATATTTTCTATGCATCACAAGTTGCAATTAATCCACCAACATTTGTATTCTTTGTGAATTATCCGGAACTTATGCATTTCTCTTATGAAAGATTTTTAGAAAATAGAATTCGTGATTCATTTAATTTTGAGGGTACACCAATTAAGCTATTAGCTAGACAAAGAAACTAA
- a CDS encoding GTP-binding protein, producing the protein MKIILITGFLGAGKTRFIKTLVEKTTKSIVILENEFGDLNLDGEYLKNNNNNQDDIKVCELTNGCICCSTNLDFTHSILTIANTINPEFLIIEPSGVAKIKNIIEKIKVISYERIELGLPILIIDSKNLDNIFNNYSEYLDDELKYNGLVAVSKSESMTDQQFLKIKSELNINNKSVFPLAHYSKWEDDIWEYIFNTSGTIEKIGNELSLRLKVNKNKIEKKLDQYTIENIQINSLDKLSYLLLYLMSKRLGNIERVKGYLTIKNNNYKFDLVGTNYEITGSEETFGNNVVIIGTDLKKDKLKTLFID; encoded by the coding sequence ATGAAAATTATTTTAATTACTGGGTTTTTAGGAGCAGGGAAAACGCGATTTATTAAAACATTAGTTGAAAAAACAACTAAAAGTATTGTTATTTTAGAAAATGAGTTTGGTGATTTAAATCTTGATGGTGAATATTTAAAAAATAATAATAACAATCAAGATGATATTAAGGTTTGTGAATTGACTAATGGATGTATATGTTGTTCAACTAATCTTGATTTTACACACTCTATACTTACAATAGCAAATACTATAAATCCGGAATTTTTAATTATTGAACCTAGTGGAGTAGCAAAAATTAAAAATATTATAGAAAAAATAAAAGTTATTAGCTATGAAAGAATTGAATTAGGGTTACCGATACTAATAATTGATTCAAAAAATTTAGATAATATCTTTAATAATTATAGCGAGTATTTAGATGATGAGCTTAAATATAATGGATTAGTAGCAGTTAGTAAATCTGAAAGTATGACAGACCAACAGTTTTTAAAAATTAAAAGTGAACTAAATATTAATAATAAATCGGTATTTCCATTAGCGCACTATTCTAAATGGGAAGATGATATTTGGGAATATATATTTAATACAAGTGGTACAATTGAGAAAATAGGAAACGAGCTATCATTAAGGCTGAAGGTAAATAAAAATAAAATTGAGAAAAAATTAGACCAGTATACTATTGAAAATATACAAATAAATTCACTAGATAAGCTTAGTTATTTACTTCTTTATCTGATGTCTAAAAGATTAGGTAATATAGAAAGAGTTAAAGGATACCTAACAATAAAAAATAACAACTATAAATTTGATTTAGTTGGAACTAACTATGAGATTACTGGAAGTGAAGAGACATTTGGTAATAATGTTGTAATTATTGGTACAGATTTAAAAAAAGATAAATTAAAAACCTTGTTCATAGATTAA